Proteins encoded by one window of Paraburkholderia sabiae:
- a CDS encoding H-NS family nucleoid-associated regulatory protein — MRGKIADGEARDRLIIWIRRRMEEFGITTDTLAASIAHDEAHPPLYRDARGHQWNGLGDMPDWLLAAKNAGVSPEFFRIETTSNAPTPIATQTTQAQAIVDPRQLNLFDTV; from the coding sequence ATGAGAGGAAAAATCGCCGACGGTGAAGCCAGGGATCGCCTGATTATCTGGATCCGGCGTCGTATGGAAGAATTTGGTATCACGACGGATACATTGGCCGCTTCGATTGCGCATGACGAGGCTCACCCGCCGCTATATCGCGATGCACGAGGACACCAGTGGAACGGACTCGGCGACATGCCGGACTGGCTGCTCGCTGCGAAAAATGCCGGCGTTAGTCCTGAGTTCTTCCGGATCGAAACAACGTCGAACGCACCGACGCCAATTGCCACGCAAACCACCCAAGCCCAGGCAATCGTCGATCCGCGCCAGCTCAACCTTTTCGACACAGTGTGA
- a CDS encoding IS5 family transposase (programmed frameshift) yields the protein MTQLGLGLDLTTKRTRKREFLNEMDRVVPWPRLIALIEPHYPKGKTGRPPFPIVTMLRIHFIQQWFSLSDPAMEEALYDVPLYRQFASLDDGMARLPDESKILRFRHLLETHGLAAKMLALVNEILTERGLTLKAGSAVDATLIAAPSSTKNGSGTRDPEMHSTQKAGNWYFGMKSHIGVDADSGLVHTVIGTAANVHDITVAQALLHGEETDVYADAGYQGIEKHCEAHAARWHVAMRPGKRRMLDRSDPLDAIYDEIERLKAGIRAKVEHPFRVIKRQFGYAKTRYRGLMKNTAQITTLFALSNLWMARRALRKS from the exons ATGACGCAACTCGGTCTTGGTCTGGATTTGACGACAAAGCGAACGCGCAAGCGGGAGTTCCTGAATGAGATGGACCGTGTTGTGCCGTGGCCAAGGCTGATTGCGCTGATTGAGCCGCACTATCCCAAGGGTAAAACGGGTCGACCGCCGTTCCCGATCGTGACGATGCTGCGGATTCATTTTATTCAGCAGTGGTTTTCTCTGTCCGACCCTGCAATGGAAGAAGCGCTGTACGACGTGCCGCTGTATCGCCAGTTCGCAAGCCTTGACGACGGCATGGCGCGTTTGCCGGATGAAAGCA AGATTCTGCGGTTTCGGCATCTGCTTGAAACGCATGGTCTGGCGGCGAAAATGCTCGCACTGGTCAATGAGATCCTGACGGAGAGAGGCTTGACGCTAAAGGCTGGATCGGCAGTGGACGCCACTTTGATTGCCGCGCCCAGTTCCACAAAGAACGGTTCCGGCACCCGTGATCCAGAAATGCACTCGACACAGAAAGCCGGCAACTGGTACTTTGGAATGAAATCCCATATCGGCGTGGACGCAGACTCCGGGCTCGTTCATACCGTCATTGGAACGGCGGCCAATGTGCACGACATCACCGTTGCCCAGGCGTTGCTGCATGGCGAGGAAACGGATGTCTACGCCGACGCCGGGTATCAGGGGATCGAAAAGCATTGTGAGGCTCACGCAGCGCGTTGGCATGTAGCGATGAGACCGGGCAAGCGACGAATGCTGGATCGAAGTGATCCTCTGGATGCGATATACGATGAGATCGAACGGCTGAAGGCTGGAATTCGAGCCAAGGTCGAGCACCCGTTTCGCGTCATCAAGAGGCAGTTCGGTTATGCGAAGACCCGCTATCGTGGTTTGATGAAAAATACCGCCCAGATCACCACGTTGTTTGCCTTGAGCAACTTATGGATGGCGCGCAGAGCCTTACGGAAATCTTGA
- a CDS encoding DUF3320 domain-containing protein yields the protein MANVASDETATDVSDRTALIRLFNDTRKRLVETGTRNRLVHVNRANTRGNVVNIVNERSDDVHAILSSRKVMRFLAIGHDRDDSSDAIHLADAGSQEFEADRYTDAQLETRMGPDALQKRLLKIAHEAQTAEEESGVNILYLALGFLTWFEDKSSAVARAAPLVLLPVELVRNQRTSTFDVRIRDEDVLTNLPLQQRLKDDFGIALPDIEVEEGWKPSTYFEQVAEVVNGRARWEVESDAMQLGFFSFSKLLMYRDLAIDAWPDGAIAEHALTRGLLFEGFESEVPLFGPEVRLDDVLPPEKLFHVVDADASQARVIEEVRSGRNLVVQGPPGTGKSQTITNIIAAAAKEGKRVLFIAEKMAALSVVHDRLVKVGLRDICLELHSRSANRKAVLAELARTIGAAAAVPVQAGAPVALTEARDKLNLLAEALHSPIGSTGETAFSVLSVQVHYIGSGAPAPTISADDLVQMTREQERQLLETVARYGEVLREEGDANRHPFAGTQNLDLQPLDLTRLARLIETAHAAVLLLEDAVRTSAGALSVTVPVTISSAGTIADVLDRLEGLPAGSANTARAFLSASDLPRLKKAIEAGVAWRSEQDAADETFVEAAFAAKTATLRGPLVAGTRSFFARLGGGYRAASRDLAGMLRGPLPKTADKRVELVDRLDRVQSRKARWEDDKDYCLRVMGDAWHGERTDMGALLTIAGWCERAGDAALNCSPDTLLALAQQPDVVAKMRRALRDAAPKVVRDLDEVVRVLKLDPNVFGESSMEKVELGEMAARLDAMASSTDRYSAWTNLTRLHQRLASTGLTDLAQRMRTGEFDPAAAAVELRFARAERLWRVALDSSPVLPDMGLEKRHELVETFALLERKRLSENVTTILSGHLQQVPQGAMGEMKVIRGEIGKKRGHIAVRKLFSTAGTAVQRIKPVLLMSPISVAQYLPPGALTFDLLVIDEASQVRPEDALGAIARARQIVVVGDQKQLPPSSFFDRLLDDEADDDADEEAEADLLGGAAKVGSMESILSLCEARGIGSRMLQWHYRSRDPSLIRMSNREFYDDGLILPPSPLQNDPAFGLCFTRVDGVYDKGGKRDNRKEGEAIVGRVAQHARMHPELSLGIVTFSSTQKNLITELLELARRSDAALDAFLREGQAEDVFVKNIENVQGDERDVILVSVCYGPATPGGRLASMTFGPVNMEGGERRLNVLFTRARVRCEVFASFDPGDIDPSRVSREGARILKRFLEFAKNGNMDDSRPTGEMADTPFEEDVANVIRSFGYLADPQVGSAGFRIDMGVRHPERPGTYVLAVECDGATYHSALWARERDHLRQDVLEHLGWRFHRIWSTDWFYNRRAETERLRVALASAREAAEAGVRIEGANRPRPVSIPVVEAATTSFEVPDAVTRQMPAYQRAHFPVSTRQEPHEVPTSILADLAKRIVAAEGPINVEEAARRLAACFGKEKAGSRILTATRAALLQAQSGDRDLLCDEEFWFIREHLDAVPVRDRSAESGATLKSTNISMLEIKAALKIARDDNAGGTDADLVRTAARLLGFRRVGPDLQARLAAGLSAIH from the coding sequence ATGGCTAACGTGGCAAGCGACGAGACGGCGACCGACGTATCAGATCGGACAGCCTTGATCCGGCTGTTCAACGACACTCGCAAGCGATTGGTCGAGACCGGCACCCGAAACCGTCTGGTGCACGTCAACCGTGCGAACACACGTGGGAACGTCGTGAACATCGTCAACGAGCGATCGGACGACGTCCATGCAATCCTTTCGAGTCGAAAGGTTATGCGCTTTCTGGCTATCGGCCATGATCGCGACGATTCCAGCGACGCGATACATTTAGCCGACGCCGGCTCGCAAGAGTTCGAGGCCGATCGCTACACGGATGCGCAGCTCGAGACCCGCATGGGTCCCGATGCCCTGCAGAAAAGACTTCTCAAGATCGCTCATGAAGCGCAGACGGCGGAGGAGGAGTCGGGCGTAAACATTCTCTATCTGGCGCTCGGCTTCCTCACCTGGTTTGAGGACAAATCTTCGGCCGTAGCGCGCGCAGCACCGCTGGTGCTTTTGCCGGTTGAACTCGTTCGCAACCAGCGCACTTCAACCTTTGATGTCCGGATTCGGGACGAAGACGTCCTTACGAACCTGCCGCTGCAGCAACGGTTGAAGGACGATTTCGGCATCGCGTTGCCCGACATCGAGGTAGAGGAAGGTTGGAAGCCCTCAACCTATTTTGAGCAGGTCGCGGAGGTAGTGAATGGCCGCGCCCGTTGGGAGGTCGAGAGCGATGCCATGCAGCTCGGTTTCTTTTCGTTCTCGAAACTGCTCATGTATCGCGACCTCGCTATCGATGCGTGGCCCGACGGGGCGATTGCGGAGCACGCGCTCACGCGCGGACTGCTGTTCGAAGGCTTCGAGTCTGAAGTTCCGCTCTTTGGTCCCGAGGTCAGGCTCGACGACGTGCTGCCACCCGAAAAATTGTTCCACGTCGTCGATGCTGACGCATCGCAGGCACGTGTCATCGAGGAAGTGAGGTCAGGTCGTAACCTTGTCGTTCAGGGCCCTCCTGGAACGGGCAAGTCGCAAACGATTACCAACATTATTGCGGCGGCAGCCAAGGAGGGAAAGCGCGTCCTCTTCATAGCCGAGAAGATGGCGGCTCTCTCCGTTGTGCATGATCGTCTCGTGAAGGTCGGTCTTCGGGATATCTGCCTGGAGCTTCACTCGCGAAGCGCGAACAGGAAAGCGGTGCTTGCGGAACTCGCCCGCACTATCGGAGCTGCCGCTGCCGTCCCCGTTCAAGCCGGTGCACCGGTCGCTCTCACTGAGGCACGCGACAAATTAAACCTGCTTGCAGAGGCTCTGCACAGTCCGATTGGAAGCACGGGGGAGACAGCCTTCTCGGTGTTGAGCGTGCAGGTTCATTACATCGGCTCGGGCGCGCCAGCTCCTACCATCTCTGCCGACGACCTTGTGCAGATGACGCGGGAGCAGGAGCGACAACTGCTCGAGACCGTTGCCCGCTATGGCGAAGTGCTCAGGGAGGAGGGCGACGCAAACAGGCATCCATTCGCTGGAACCCAAAACCTTGATCTCCAGCCACTCGACCTCACCCGACTGGCCAGGCTTATCGAGACCGCGCATGCCGCGGTGCTACTGCTAGAAGATGCAGTGAGAACTTCTGCGGGCGCATTGAGCGTTACTGTGCCAGTGACTATCTCGTCGGCAGGAACCATCGCAGACGTTCTTGACCGCCTGGAAGGTCTGCCGGCAGGATCTGCCAACACCGCGCGCGCGTTCCTTTCAGCGTCCGATTTACCGCGACTCAAGAAAGCGATCGAGGCCGGAGTTGCGTGGCGGTCAGAGCAAGACGCCGCCGATGAGACATTCGTTGAGGCGGCATTCGCTGCGAAGACGGCCACGTTGCGCGGACCATTGGTGGCTGGCACGCGCTCCTTCTTCGCGCGATTGGGCGGTGGCTACCGCGCCGCGTCCCGTGACCTGGCGGGCATGCTGCGCGGCCCACTTCCAAAGACAGCCGACAAACGCGTCGAACTGGTGGATCGACTCGATAGAGTCCAATCCCGCAAGGCGCGCTGGGAGGATGACAAAGACTATTGCCTTCGCGTTATGGGAGACGCTTGGCACGGAGAGCGGACTGACATGGGCGCCTTGCTCACAATCGCGGGGTGGTGTGAGCGAGCAGGCGATGCCGCACTAAACTGCTCGCCAGATACGCTGTTGGCGCTCGCCCAGCAGCCGGATGTGGTTGCGAAGATGCGACGCGCGCTTCGTGATGCCGCGCCGAAGGTCGTCCGAGACCTGGATGAGGTCGTTCGTGTTTTGAAGCTGGATCCCAATGTGTTCGGCGAATCGAGCATGGAGAAAGTCGAGCTCGGCGAGATGGCGGCTCGCCTCGACGCGATGGCGTCGTCTACCGACCGCTATTCGGCATGGACTAATCTGACACGCCTGCACCAGCGGCTGGCGTCGACGGGTTTGACGGACCTTGCGCAACGAATGCGAACAGGTGAATTCGATCCTGCGGCGGCGGCTGTGGAACTCCGGTTCGCGCGCGCCGAGCGCCTTTGGCGCGTCGCGTTGGATTCGTCCCCCGTGCTACCCGATATGGGGCTGGAAAAGCGTCATGAACTTGTCGAGACGTTCGCATTGCTCGAACGCAAGCGCTTGTCGGAGAATGTGACCACCATCCTGTCCGGACACCTGCAGCAGGTCCCGCAGGGAGCCATGGGCGAAATGAAGGTGATCCGCGGCGAGATTGGCAAGAAGCGAGGGCACATCGCTGTTCGCAAGCTGTTTTCGACGGCCGGCACGGCCGTGCAGCGGATCAAGCCCGTCCTGCTCATGAGCCCGATCTCGGTGGCCCAGTACCTCCCGCCTGGAGCACTGACCTTCGATCTGCTTGTGATCGACGAGGCGTCGCAGGTGCGTCCAGAGGATGCGCTGGGTGCGATCGCGCGTGCCAGACAGATTGTAGTGGTCGGTGACCAGAAGCAATTGCCACCGTCTTCCTTCTTTGACCGCCTTCTCGACGACGAGGCCGACGACGACGCCGATGAAGAAGCAGAGGCGGACCTGCTGGGTGGTGCGGCCAAGGTCGGCTCGATGGAAAGCATCCTTAGCCTTTGCGAGGCGCGGGGCATTGGTTCGCGCATGCTTCAGTGGCACTACCGGTCGCGAGATCCTTCGCTGATCCGGATGTCGAACCGCGAATTTTACGATGACGGCCTCATCTTGCCACCGTCACCACTGCAGAATGACCCAGCGTTCGGCCTATGCTTCACTCGCGTCGATGGTGTTTACGACAAGGGCGGTAAGCGCGATAACCGGAAAGAGGGCGAAGCGATCGTGGGTCGCGTGGCGCAGCACGCACGTATGCACCCAGAGCTTTCGCTTGGCATCGTCACGTTCTCTTCGACACAGAAAAATCTGATCACAGAGCTTTTGGAACTCGCACGCCGCAGCGATGCAGCTCTCGACGCATTTCTTCGCGAAGGGCAAGCCGAGGACGTGTTTGTCAAAAACATCGAAAACGTGCAGGGGGATGAGCGCGACGTAATCCTGGTCAGCGTCTGCTATGGTCCCGCCACACCCGGCGGCAGACTTGCCAGCATGACCTTCGGGCCGGTGAACATGGAAGGTGGCGAGCGTCGTCTCAACGTGCTCTTTACACGCGCACGCGTGCGCTGCGAGGTGTTTGCGTCGTTCGATCCAGGCGATATCGATCCCAGCCGGGTAAGTCGCGAGGGCGCCCGCATCCTGAAGCGTTTCCTGGAGTTCGCGAAAAACGGCAATATGGACGACTCCAGGCCTACTGGTGAAATGGCCGACACGCCGTTCGAGGAGGATGTCGCTAACGTCATTCGCAGCTTCGGCTATCTGGCGGACCCGCAGGTCGGATCGGCGGGCTTCCGGATCGACATGGGGGTTCGGCATCCGGAGCGCCCCGGCACGTACGTTCTGGCAGTCGAATGTGACGGCGCGACCTATCACAGCGCACTGTGGGCGCGAGAGCGTGATCACCTGAGGCAGGACGTCCTCGAGCATCTCGGCTGGCGCTTCCATCGCATCTGGAGCACCGACTGGTTTTACAACCGACGGGCGGAGACAGAGCGGCTAAGAGTTGCTCTTGCCTCTGCGCGCGAGGCCGCAGAAGCTGGCGTTCGTATCGAAGGCGCCAACCGGCCTCGGCCGGTTTCGATCCCGGTCGTCGAAGCGGCGACTACTTCTTTCGAGGTCCCTGATGCTGTCACGAGGCAGATGCCCGCTTACCAGCGCGCACATTTTCCTGTGAGCACCCGGCAGGAACCCCACGAGGTCCCCACGTCAATACTGGCCGATCTGGCCAAGCGAATCGTGGCAGCCGAGGGGCCCATCAATGTTGAGGAGGCTGCACGGCGCCTCGCGGCGTGCTTCGGGAAGGAGAAGGCTGGCTCGCGCATTCTGACCGCGACGCGCGCCGCGTTGCTTCAGGCACAGTCGGGCGACCGTGATCTCCTCTGCGACGAAGAATTCTGGTTCATACGCGAGCACCTGGACGCGGTGCCGGTCAGGGACCGGTCCGCCGAGAGCGGAGCGACACTGAAGTCTACGAACATTTCGATGCTCGAGATCAAGGCTGCGCTGAAAATTGCCCGAGATGACAATGCAGGCGGCACCGACGCAGATCTGGTTCGCACGGCAGCAAGACTGCTCGGCTTCCGTCGTGTCGGTCCTGACTTGCAGGCTCGTCTTGCGGCCGGGCTATCGGCAATCCATTGA
- a CDS encoding DUF2130 domain-containing protein — protein MHEIICPHCGKAFKIDEAGYADILKQVRDSEFEQQLHERLELAEQDKRNAVELATTKVASELKEASVAKDSEIKELKAKIDAAEVVRKLAITEALNAVEKERDVLANELEQARRETESAAKLAEANLLNELQKAAAAKDAAIQELTSKLGAIEVAQKLAISEAVGKVEKERDELRNGLERAALEKQLAEKSLKDKYETQIKDRDDAIERLRDMKARLSTKMVGETLEQHCETEFNRIRATAFPRAYFEKDNDARTGSKGDYIFRDTDEAGTEIVSIMFEMKNENDRTATKNRNEEFLKELDKDRTEKGCEYAVLVSLLEPDNDLYNTGIVDVFHRFPKMYVVRPQFFIPIITLLRNAAMNSLTYKSELALVKAQNIDITKFEGELETFKAAFARNYDLASGHFQKAIAEIDKSIDHLQKTKDALLGTDRNLRLANDKAQDVTIKKLTRGNSTMAAKFAELKNQNPSDAG, from the coding sequence ATGCACGAAATCATTTGCCCGCACTGCGGGAAAGCGTTCAAGATTGACGAGGCGGGGTACGCGGACATCCTAAAACAGGTGCGCGATAGCGAGTTCGAGCAGCAATTGCACGAGCGACTTGAGCTGGCCGAGCAGGACAAGCGAAATGCCGTTGAGCTTGCCACGACCAAAGTTGCTAGCGAGTTGAAGGAGGCTTCCGTAGCGAAGGACTCCGAGATCAAAGAACTGAAGGCCAAGATCGATGCGGCGGAAGTCGTGCGGAAGCTGGCCATTACCGAGGCGCTCAACGCTGTGGAGAAAGAGCGTGACGTGCTTGCGAACGAACTTGAGCAGGCAAGGCGTGAAACGGAATCTGCTGCGAAGCTGGCCGAGGCGAACCTTTTGAACGAGCTGCAGAAGGCTGCCGCGGCGAAGGACGCTGCGATTCAGGAGCTGACATCCAAGCTCGGCGCAATAGAGGTTGCGCAGAAGCTTGCAATTTCGGAGGCTGTTGGCAAAGTCGAGAAAGAGCGGGATGAATTGAGGAATGGCCTCGAACGAGCCGCGCTTGAAAAGCAGCTTGCCGAGAAGTCGCTTAAGGACAAATACGAGACACAGATCAAAGATCGCGATGATGCAATCGAGCGTCTCCGTGACATGAAGGCTCGCCTGTCGACCAAGATGGTTGGCGAAACTCTCGAGCAGCATTGCGAGACAGAGTTCAACCGCATTCGAGCGACAGCATTTCCGAGAGCCTATTTCGAGAAGGATAACGATGCGCGAACCGGCAGCAAGGGCGACTACATTTTTCGTGACACGGACGAAGCGGGCACTGAGATCGTTTCCATCATGTTCGAAATGAAGAACGAAAATGATCGAACGGCGACGAAGAACAGAAACGAGGAATTTCTGAAGGAGCTCGACAAAGATCGTACCGAGAAGGGGTGCGAATATGCGGTGCTGGTTTCTCTACTGGAACCCGACAACGATCTCTACAACACTGGGATCGTTGACGTCTTCCACCGCTTTCCGAAGATGTACGTCGTCCGGCCGCAGTTCTTCATTCCGATCATCACGCTGCTGCGAAATGCTGCGATGAACTCTCTCACGTATAAGTCGGAGCTGGCGCTCGTCAAGGCGCAGAACATTGACATCACGAAGTTTGAAGGTGAGCTTGAGACTTTTAAGGCGGCATTCGCGCGAAATTATGACCTCGCCTCCGGACACTTCCAAAAAGCCATCGCGGAGATCGATAAGTCAATCGACCATCTGCAGAAGACGAAAGACGCCCTCCTGGGCACCGATCGAAACCTTCGTCTTGCGAACGACAAGGCGCAGGATGTGACGATCAAGAAGCTAACTCGGGGCAACTCGACAATGGCGGCAAAGTTTGCCGAACTTAAGAACCAAAATCCTTCCGATGCCGGTTAA
- a CDS encoding DUF4297 family anti-phage-associated protein, whose product MTDRSAVDTIRGYFYQFDLSILSILQLASPDDSVEIECTEDIDIRTATDVTATQCKYYAKTEYNHSVIKDAVKHMVSHFKESLAGTKPKISYSIKGHYASGQEKLDGGIDVDFLKKHFLTYSEGKGTTKVTRYHYSELGLSDADLEEFLKRFTIDVRAKEFDEQYREVLEAVRAIFGGTSFSAEYFYYNNALAVIRELSIKPVPEDRRITKKEFLTRINTSTILFNEWFIEKKGKKAHLAALRKEYFTELNVSPHERFFLVEADAAGSYVRSDLKDLFFELSRKWAKLSAREPSPFCPYIYVHGVPDDELLALKRELSVEGFKLIDGHDFQGADFSYHSITQKATHGNGVKIKVLNTLPNVEQTVDAVTKTRRIYQFHLGSGYFDYEKPAVRHVKIQVERLSDVKSII is encoded by the coding sequence ATGACTGACAGAAGCGCCGTAGACACTATTCGGGGATATTTCTACCAGTTCGATCTGTCAATCCTCAGCATCTTGCAACTGGCGTCACCAGACGATTCCGTCGAGATCGAATGCACCGAAGACATCGACATCCGGACCGCAACGGACGTTACGGCCACGCAATGCAAGTATTACGCGAAGACGGAATACAACCACTCCGTGATCAAAGATGCGGTAAAGCACATGGTGTCCCATTTCAAAGAAAGCTTGGCGGGAACAAAACCAAAGATCTCTTACTCTATTAAAGGCCACTACGCCTCGGGTCAGGAAAAACTGGATGGAGGCATCGACGTCGATTTCCTGAAAAAACATTTCCTCACGTACTCGGAGGGGAAAGGCACTACCAAGGTTACGCGCTACCACTATTCGGAGCTTGGCCTTTCCGATGCGGATCTCGAGGAATTCCTGAAACGCTTCACCATCGACGTTAGGGCGAAAGAGTTTGACGAACAATACCGCGAGGTACTCGAAGCCGTCCGAGCTATCTTCGGAGGCACGTCGTTCTCGGCCGAATACTTCTACTACAACAACGCACTAGCCGTTATCCGCGAGCTCTCGATCAAACCGGTGCCGGAGGACCGGAGAATCACGAAGAAGGAGTTCCTAACAAGAATCAACACCTCCACGATCCTGTTCAATGAGTGGTTCATAGAGAAGAAGGGCAAGAAGGCACATCTTGCGGCGCTCCGCAAGGAATACTTCACGGAGCTCAACGTATCCCCGCATGAGCGCTTCTTCCTAGTCGAGGCGGACGCTGCTGGCTCGTACGTTCGGAGCGACCTCAAGGACCTCTTCTTCGAGCTTTCCAGGAAGTGGGCGAAGCTGTCCGCGCGAGAGCCCTCCCCCTTCTGCCCGTACATCTACGTCCACGGCGTACCAGACGACGAGCTGCTCGCGCTGAAGAGAGAGCTGAGCGTGGAAGGGTTCAAGCTCATTGACGGCCACGACTTCCAAGGCGCGGACTTCAGCTATCACTCAATCACGCAGAAAGCCACGCATGGCAATGGGGTAAAGATCAAGGTCCTGAACACCCTTCCTAACGTTGAGCAAACCGTGGATGCCGTTACCAAGACCCGACGCATCTACCAGTTCCACCTGGGCAGCGGCTACTTCGACTACGAAAAGCCGGCAGTTCGGCACGTCAAGATTCAGGTAGAGCGGCTTTCGGACGTCAAATCCATCATCTAA
- a CDS encoding ATP-binding protein: MNMANAQEEEQINAQVIAVFPDKVRIVVDDLEDFKVAEESLKVGSYVKIADNENAILIAIIENFQIAVSSDGKRDHIIEAFPLGILRDGKFERGGDSLAIPPKEVQPATIADIKKIYDDSVPEAERFRFATLASNKNVPVPVNGNKFFNKHIAVVGSTGSGKSHTLATVIQNAVKEKNGDFSLNNSHVIVFDIHSEYKSAFPSANHIDISNLILPYWMLNSEELEEFFLDTEANDHNQRNIFKEAIIRDRREKFSGSEAEKQKIHLDTPILFDIKEVLAYANAKNEEMVDTGEVYAASNKEKAGQPKYTQGSLYGKLTNFVNRLENKVNDSRLDFFLGEKSKSITFEETLQKLLGYPSKGNSNVTVIDLSGVPFEVLSITVSLISRLVFEYGYVYKRMRCAKDPNEKVNNDVPILLVYEEAHKYVPNSELSKYRSSKVSIERIAKEGRKYGVTLLLASQRPSEISETIFSQCSNFIAMRLTNPADQGYVKKLLPDSLGSLIDKMTSFRQGEALLVGESIILPSIVQIDQCADAPSSNDIPYWQLWKEEWKDMDFAAIRAEWYK; encoded by the coding sequence ATGAACATGGCAAACGCGCAGGAAGAAGAGCAAATCAACGCCCAGGTAATCGCAGTCTTCCCCGACAAGGTACGCATCGTTGTGGACGACCTCGAAGACTTCAAGGTAGCGGAAGAATCGCTGAAAGTCGGCTCTTACGTGAAGATCGCTGACAACGAGAACGCGATCCTCATAGCCATTATCGAGAACTTCCAGATCGCCGTCAGTTCGGACGGGAAACGGGACCACATCATCGAAGCCTTCCCGCTTGGCATCCTGAGGGACGGCAAATTCGAGCGCGGCGGCGATTCGCTCGCGATCCCGCCGAAGGAAGTCCAGCCCGCGACCATCGCTGATATCAAGAAGATTTACGACGACTCAGTGCCTGAAGCGGAGAGGTTCCGCTTTGCGACGCTGGCGTCGAACAAGAACGTCCCCGTTCCCGTCAACGGAAACAAGTTCTTCAACAAGCACATCGCCGTGGTCGGCTCCACGGGGTCAGGCAAGTCGCATACCCTCGCTACCGTCATCCAGAACGCGGTAAAAGAAAAGAACGGCGACTTCTCGCTCAACAACTCGCACGTGATCGTCTTCGACATCCACTCGGAGTACAAGTCAGCCTTCCCTTCGGCAAACCACATCGACATCTCAAACCTGATCTTGCCGTACTGGATGCTGAACAGTGAAGAGCTGGAAGAGTTCTTCCTCGACACTGAAGCTAATGACCACAACCAGAGAAACATTTTCAAGGAAGCGATCATCAGGGACCGCCGCGAAAAGTTCAGTGGTTCCGAGGCCGAAAAACAAAAGATCCACCTCGACACGCCTATCCTATTCGACATCAAAGAAGTGCTTGCGTACGCAAACGCAAAGAACGAAGAGATGGTCGATACTGGAGAAGTCTACGCGGCTAGCAACAAGGAAAAGGCCGGTCAGCCAAAATACACACAGGGCAGCCTTTACGGGAAGCTGACCAATTTCGTGAATCGGCTCGAAAACAAGGTCAACGACAGTCGGCTTGATTTCTTCCTCGGCGAGAAATCAAAGAGCATCACGTTTGAAGAAACGCTCCAAAAACTGCTCGGGTACCCTTCGAAAGGAAATTCGAACGTGACCGTCATTGACCTCAGCGGAGTTCCATTCGAGGTGCTGAGCATAACGGTCTCACTCATCTCGCGCCTCGTTTTCGAGTACGGGTATGTCTACAAGCGTATGCGCTGTGCCAAGGACCCTAACGAGAAGGTTAACAACGACGTGCCAATCCTGCTTGTCTACGAAGAGGCACACAAGTATGTCCCGAACAGCGAGCTATCCAAGTACCGCTCATCCAAAGTCTCCATTGAGCGGATCGCGAAGGAGGGACGGAAGTACGGCGTTACCTTGTTGCTTGCCAGCCAGCGCCCCTCCGAGATATCCGAAACGATCTTCTCTCAATGTAGCAACTTTATTGCGATGCGCCTTACCAATCCAGCGGACCAAGGGTACGTGAAGAAGCTGCTTCCGGACTCGCTCGGCTCGCTGATCGACAAGATGACGTCGTTCCGGCAAGGTGAAGCGCTGCTGGTCGGTGAATCCATAATCCTTCCGTCGATCGTCCAGATCGACCAGTGCGCTGACGCCCCATCTTCCAACGATATCCCGTACTGGCAGCTCTGGAAGGAGGAGTGGAAGGACATGGACTTCGCGGCCATCAGGGCGGAGTGGTACAAGTAA
- a CDS encoding HU family DNA-binding protein, with protein MNKQELIDAVAASTGESKSSTGEALDAILEVVTAAVTRGETVQLIGFGSFSTGARAERTGRNPSTGETLTIPAAKTVKFTAGKGFKDAVNAA; from the coding sequence ATGAACAAGCAGGAACTCATCGACGCAGTCGCCGCCAGCACGGGCGAAAGCAAGTCCAGCACGGGCGAGGCCCTTGATGCCATCCTCGAGGTTGTGACTGCTGCGGTGACGCGTGGCGAGACGGTGCAACTGATAGGCTTCGGTTCGTTCTCAACGGGCGCCCGGGCTGAGCGTACGGGCCGCAATCCTTCGACGGGCGAGACGCTCACGATACCTGCCGCTAAAACCGTCAAGTTCACCGCCGGGAAAGGATTCAAGGACGCTGTCAACGCGGCGTAA
- a CDS encoding DUF1488 family protein, translating to METLDLEPRVLADRRGVAFALAHANSRVQCVITLTTLQAYFWLDPRASEAQVLKTFRDGYGRIRAIAERKLLAHPAAKLQLTPDDFARP from the coding sequence ATGGAAACCCTCGATCTCGAACCTCGAGTACTCGCCGATCGCCGCGGCGTCGCGTTCGCTCTCGCCCACGCGAATAGCAGGGTGCAGTGCGTGATCACGCTCACGACGCTGCAAGCTTACTTCTGGCTTGATCCCCGGGCCAGCGAAGCTCAGGTGCTGAAAACGTTCCGCGATGGATACGGGCGCATCCGTGCGATCGCCGAACGCAAGCTGCTCGCTCATCCCGCTGCGAAGCTCCAACTGACGCCAGACGATTTTGCACGACCCTGA